In the Calonectris borealis chromosome 11, bCalBor7.hap1.2, whole genome shotgun sequence genome, one interval contains:
- the MRPL46 gene encoding large ribosomal subunit protein mL46 isoform X1 has protein sequence MAAPVAPPMRSPQGTMGARRKDGGAHRAVHCGLRGSIMAAPTQRTAGWGRWLCTAAAPRPWRLFGAMCLLRLPRITQPLEKEEEEMAALMGQIELEKSHYSDHEIRKLQEEEQLRRRKESTYDDDEAPGKTVIMAQDLEDKWEQKLLQFEAAPRITDADKNNNRTSLNRKLDSNLMLLVKQKIGNQELWLLPQVEWQPGETLRSTAERAMATFLGFQSPTQLTSFTLCPFPLRFHLSPYFLPVCGILHAMSVCTALLGAADDDDTTVKRNSQQPACCHFYPDCVGATGVPEPVRGHQQP, from the exons ATGGCGGCTCCCGTAGCACCCCCGATGAGGTCGCCGCAAGGCACGATGGGAGCGAGGAGGAAAGATGGCGGCGCGCACCGCGCGGTGCATTGTGGGCTGCGCGGCAGCATAATGGCGGCGCCCACGCAGCGAACGGCCGGTTGGGGTCGGTGGCTTTGTACCGCTGCCGCGCCTCGGCCGTGGCGGCTCTTCGGGGCAATGTGTCTGCTACGGCTGCCCCGCATCACACAGCCCCtcgagaaggaggaggaagagatggcGGCCCTCATGGGGCAG ATAGAGCTGGAGAAAAGCCACTATTCTGATCATGAAATCCgcaagctgcaggaggaggagcagctcaggaggaggaaggaaagcacGTACGATGATGATGAAGCACCCGGCAAAACGGTCATTATGGCTCAAGACCTGGAGGACAAGTGGGAACAGAAGTTACTGCAATTTGAAGCTGCTCCGCGGATAACAG ATGCTGATAAAAACAACAATCGAACATCGTTGAACAGGAAGCTGGACAGTAACCTGATGCTTCTGGTGAAACAGAAAATCGGTAACCAGGAGCTGTGGCTCCTGCCTCAAGTGGAATGGCAGCCTGGAGAGACGCTGCGAAGCACAGCTGAGCGAGCCATGGCTACGTTTTTGG GTTTTCAGTCTCCCACACAGCTGACAAGCTTCACCCTTTGCCCCTTTCCCTTGCGCTTCCATTTGTCTCCCTATTTTTTGCCCGTCTGTGGCATTCTTCATGCAATGTCTGTGTGTACTGCTTTGCTTGGAGCTGCTGACGATGACGACACGACCGTGAAG CGTAACAGCCAGCAGCCAGCTTGCTGCCACTTCTACCCTGACTGCGTCGGAGCGACCGGAGTGCCAGAGCCCGTGAGGGGACATCAGCAGCCCTGA
- the MRPL46 gene encoding large ribosomal subunit protein mL46 isoform X2 — MAAPVAPPMRSPQGTMGARRKDGGAHRAVHCGLRGSIMAAPTQRTAGWGRWLCTAAAPRPWRLFGAMCLLRLPRITQPLEKEEEEMAALMGQIELEKSHYSDHEIRKLQEEEQLRRRKESTYDDDEAPGKTVIMAQDLEDKWEQKLLQFEAAPRITDADKNNNRTSLNRKLDSNLMLLVKQKIGNQELWLLPQVEWQPGETLRSTAERAMATFLGDHIQAKILGNAPYGIYKYKFPRAIRTEDNMGAKVFFFKAFLQSSDLSQAELKEDYLWVTKDELGDYLKSEYLKKVNRFLLDL; from the exons ATGGCGGCTCCCGTAGCACCCCCGATGAGGTCGCCGCAAGGCACGATGGGAGCGAGGAGGAAAGATGGCGGCGCGCACCGCGCGGTGCATTGTGGGCTGCGCGGCAGCATAATGGCGGCGCCCACGCAGCGAACGGCCGGTTGGGGTCGGTGGCTTTGTACCGCTGCCGCGCCTCGGCCGTGGCGGCTCTTCGGGGCAATGTGTCTGCTACGGCTGCCCCGCATCACACAGCCCCtcgagaaggaggaggaagagatggcGGCCCTCATGGGGCAG ATAGAGCTGGAGAAAAGCCACTATTCTGATCATGAAATCCgcaagctgcaggaggaggagcagctcaggaggaggaaggaaagcacGTACGATGATGATGAAGCACCCGGCAAAACGGTCATTATGGCTCAAGACCTGGAGGACAAGTGGGAACAGAAGTTACTGCAATTTGAAGCTGCTCCGCGGATAACAG ATGCTGATAAAAACAACAATCGAACATCGTTGAACAGGAAGCTGGACAGTAACCTGATGCTTCTGGTGAAACAGAAAATCGGTAACCAGGAGCTGTGGCTCCTGCCTCAAGTGGAATGGCAGCCTGGAGAGACGCTGCGAAGCACAGCTGAGCGAGCCATGGCTACGTTTTTGG GAGATCACATTCAAGCCAAAATCCTGGGGAATGCGCCATATGGGATTTACAAGTATAAATTCCCCAGGGCCATCAGGACTGAGGATAACATGGGAGCCAAAGTATTCTTCTTCAAAGCCTTCCTCCAAAGCAGTGATTTGTCccaggcagagctgaaggaagactACCTGTGGGTCACAAAGGATGAGCTGGGAGATTACTTGAAGTCAGAATACCTGAAAAAAGTCAATCGATTCCTTCTGGACTTATAA
- the MRPS11 gene encoding small ribosomal subunit protein uS11m, with translation MSVALAVAWQRLLGAAWGGRTATLCRGLRTSPQRLQDLAEAAAAKEAENQSATDLSPLILQRNSMRWDGKVYEEIPIAHIKATYNNTHIQVVSFDNRPFAHTSCGTEGFQNAKKGTAIAAQTAAMAAAVKARGKGVLHVRVMVKGLGPGRKAAIKGLTMGGLEVISITDNTPVPHNGCRPRKARRM, from the exons ATGAGCGTGGCGCTGGCGGTCGCCTGGCAACGGCTGCTCGGAGCGGCCTGGGG GGGCCGTACTGCCACCCTGTGCCGCGGTCTACGCACCAGCCCCCAGAGGCTGCAGGACCTTGCGGAGGCGGCGGCCGCGAAGGAGGCGGAGAACCAGAGCGCGACCGACTTGAG CCCTTTAATCCTGCAGAGGAACTCCATGAGATGGGATGGAAAGGTCTATGAAGAGATCCCAATAGCTCACATCAAAGCTACATACAACAA CACCCACATCCAAGTGGTCAGCTTTGACAACAGGCCGTTTGCCCATACGTCCTGTGGCACAGAAGGCTTCCAGAATGCCAAGAAGGGAACTGCCATCGCGGCACAGACCGCAGCCATGGCAGCAGCAGTG AAAGCACGTGGGAAGGGTGTATTGCATGTACGAGTCATGGTGAAAGGACTGGGACCAGGACGCAAA GCTGCCATCAAGGGTTTGACTATGGGAGGTTTGGAGGTCATCTCCATCACTGATAACACCCCGGTTCCACACAATGGCTGCCGCCCACGGAAAGCCAGGCGAATGTGA